Proteins encoded by one window of Candidatus Paceibacterota bacterium:
- a CDS encoding DUF1801 domain-containing protein, with product MNMFKPVKAKTVREYLGMLSEDRKASIEFLHKFIQKTAPKLKSRFAYNMLGYGSFKYKNYKKEIIDWPVVSLASQKNYISLYICAVERGEYLAEKYKKDLGKVSVGRSCVRFKKIDDLNLKTLATVIKLAAKSPGLGIKN from the coding sequence ATGAATATGTTTAAGCCAGTGAAGGCAAAGACGGTCAGGGAGTATTTGGGAATGTTGTCGGAGGATAGGAAGGCTTCGATAGAATTCCTACATAAGTTTATACAAAAAACTGCTCCGAAGCTGAAGTCGAGATTTGCATATAATATGCTGGGTTATGGCAGCTTCAAGTATAAAAACTATAAGAAAGAAATAATCGATTGGCCTGTCGTATCCTTAGCTAGCCAGAAAAATTACATTAGTCTTTATATTTGTGCTGTCGAGAGAGGGGAGTATTTGGCTGAAAAATACAAAAAGGATCTTGGTAAGGTAAGCGTCGGTAGGAGCTGCGTCCGTTTCAAAAAAATTGATGACCTTAATCTAAAAACTTTAGCCACTGTCATTAAACTTGCCGCCAAATCTCCAGGGCTAGGCATTAAAAATTAG
- a CDS encoding nucleotidyltransferase-like protein produces the protein MLTLEKLIQNLKNSGEIDAVLLVGSKASGEEKEYSDIDLAVIFKENKEKLFSLFQFIDNKPADIFFYDVTQLQKLLNDEIIPANTMDGVLISWLENGNVLFDKSGTLTSFKDKYNDLKNKLQVPETEVSRWDSLINSAYITNKRYFESNNSEYHDILEIKLLQDLYNIFMGYFEFRNIPWTGEKQMLKYLKEKDTEFYNLYIFCLKSSSVQEKFYTYSSLIKKVFDGNYGIWSNNIVRPFIKGFLTTEERKRLVEYWNNLNGLQF, from the coding sequence ATGCTGACTCTGGAAAAATTGATTCAAAATCTTAAAAACTCAGGAGAAATAGACGCTGTTTTGTTGGTGGGGTCGAAAGCCTCTGGGGAAGAAAAAGAATATAGCGACATTGATTTGGCGGTTATTTTTAAAGAAAATAAAGAAAAACTATTCTCACTTTTCCAATTCATAGATAATAAACCTGCTGATATATTTTTCTATGATGTAACTCAGCTTCAAAAACTCCTTAATGATGAAATTATTCCTGCAAATACAATGGATGGAGTTTTGATAAGTTGGTTGGAGAATGGGAATGTGTTATTTGATAAATCTGGCACTCTTACTTCTTTTAAAGACAAATATAATGATTTGAAAAATAAACTTCAGGTTCCAGAAACAGAAGTAAGTAGATGGGATTCGCTAATCAATTCTGCCTACATAACTAATAAAAGGTATTTTGAGTCTAATAACTCCGAATACCATGATATTTTGGAAATAAAACTTCTTCAAGATTTGTATAATATTTTTATGGGGTATTTTGAGTTCAGGAATATACCGTGGACAGGAGAGAAACAAATGCTCAAGTATTTAAAAGAAAAAGACACTGAATTTTATAATCTTTATATTTTTTGTCTCAAATCCTCCTCTGTGCAAGAAAAATTTTATACTTACTCTAGCCTAATCAAAAAGGTCTTTGATGGAAATTATGGCATCTGGAGTAATAATATCGTAAGACCTTTTATAAAGGGGTTTTTAACTACAGAAGAAAGGAAGCGTTTAGTTGAGTATTGGAATAATTTAAACGGATTACAGTTCTAA